The DNA window gtttAGGGGTTTATAGTTTATTACTAACCTTGGCACGCCTCTTTCGACTTCTGAATGTTTATTTACATAGAAAGCCGTACATGACCAGGGTGATTGTGATGGACTTATTAGCCCCTTCTGCAATAGTGCATCTATCTCCTTTTTGCATAATTCCagatattctgaattcatttggcaaggtcttgcctttgtaggaatattcttttcattaaaagattcctcatatggtagtgaaactatatgtttctttctatcccagaatgcattaggatgttcattacaaatatctattaaaagttggtcttttagcaaagctattttttcttgtaatttaggATTTTCTAGTTGTTCATCTATTGTTATTAGACTTATTTCTTGCTTTAGAAAGtatatttgatcttgttttgctttgatattatcatatatactatataacattttagtaaacggttccacaataaattctagaaaaatatcatgtttctgGAAGGTTCCTGTAAtacctttattattaatcatcttaatagggtagattgtgtttaaaaatggggttccaagtataacctgatttgatatatctttagCAAGTATAAAACTTTGAGGAATGCATTTATTATCAGTACATATATAGGCTTTTGGaagcttatattggatttggagtTTATCCCCCCCTACATGCCACAGGGTATgacttgttttatgaaaatacctaGTAGGGATTAGTCCTTCCTGAATAACATTTAAGTCTGCTCCGCTATCAACAAGAGCAGTAAATGACCttgtataatgattatctattaggagagatatttttatgtgcCATTTTTGGGATTTGACCATTTCtgttgtggataaaaaattttctaagaagatattttcttcaatttctgctTTGTTGCcattatattgattattttcgCTAGGTTTATCCTCAAGCTTAGTTATTCTAGACTCAtgtataatattcttcttttttaatatcttaatttcttcttttaaattattaatttctttgtaaagatttgtgagggttgtattctcttctttgttttgaatcttgtgtataagttgattcattacttcactcatagtgtaagatttattatgattaCTATAATTGAACCTCTTTTCTTCTGGCTCTTCATATTTAGAGGATGAATTTCCTTCTTCAGAATTAAACTAATCTATGATCTGCATTCTTAATTCTGGGTCTTTGATGGCTTTTAGTAATTCAAAAGCATGATTTGATgttaaaacattaactttcatatctgaaaattgagatatgattctatataattctgatttgtcaatattttgatctaggttatttgtttcttttttaggaCAGCTTAATCCTGATCGGCAAGGCTCACATTCAGAGTCTTCCGAGCTTGATTCAGAAATGTTTTCATTATCTAGGTCATCTATTTCAGAATCACTAGGTATTGAATCTGAATCAGATTCTTCAGATTCTGAGTTTTGTAGAGTTTGGATTATTAATCTTTTCATTTCTTCTggtatttcaagattattaatttttttctttgcccAACAATATTTTGATGTGTGTCCAAATTTTCCACAGTTGTAGCATATCTtaccatttttgaaattttttgacttGTTTTTAACCTTTTCTTCCCTCCTTTCATGTTTAATGTCTGAGTATTTTCGGGGTGGTTTtttatatttgtgaaatttattatatttcaccattttctcttttctagatGTAGGGCTATCTATACCAAATTGTTGGCAAAATTGACTTAATTGTTGTCTTTCATTTTGACtctgtcttttaatttgttggcttaaccttatttcattacataaggCTAGTCCTTCCTGTATACAAGTatctattaatacaccatatGTATAGTTTTCATATGGTATCATTGAATGACTCTTTTTGAGGTTTCTTCTAACCCTTTTAGCAAATAGGCTAGGGAGGCCGTCAATAAATTTGGATTTCCAATGCACATTATTGCATTCTGGTAGTTCCATTACTCTACTTAGAAAGGTATCTTTATACCATCTAAAATCTGAAAGTGTCTTACACCTTAGATTCTGTAATAATGTTCTAATTGTATCACTATTATCACTAAACCTTCCCGTGAAGTGTTCAATGATGTTAATTGCTAATGTATAAACTGCATGTTCAGTTAGgctattgttttcttgtttCACAGTGTTAAGAATAGAATCTCTATTTTCttgggaaaaataattatcccaCCAGCCCTTTAATTGTCCGGTGAATCCAGCAACAATCATTGTCGCTATTGTTTTATCACTATTTTTACAAACTGTTGAGTACATTAACATCCTATGTactgtattataaatttgtttgtttgaatatccATTAATATTCCATTCATAAATTTTGTTTCctgaataactaatatcaattGTATCTGTGTATTCTTCATGTAAAACATCCATTGGTGTTGGTCTGTTGTAGTAAAATTTACTTTGTATAGGCTTATCAGCCCATTTATCTATCTTATTAATCTGATCTCTGTTTTCCTTGTCTAAGGTCTTAATACTTAACCTGCTAAAattttcttcaagaattttctcaaattcttgCATTGGCCTTAGTTTGAAATCAGATATGATTGGAGGTGGTTGGAAAGTTGGTAAAGCTTCCTTTTCTTTTGGAGTTATTTTTAACGTACCtggtttgatttcatttatcaattttattaatttttcaattttattttccatgGATTGTAACTGTTCTCCTAGAATATTTAGGAACAGACTTGTgtagttttgttgttcaaacatattattgatATGCTTGCATGTTATTGGGAGAGtgtcattttcaattaaatttttgtatggcgcgaaatttattattttttctcccttTTCAATATGGAAAGGTTGTTGAGGTGGATATGTCCCTAGATAGGTTTTCCCTGATTCTAATTTGAAAGTTCTTTCAATTAccgaaatataattttttacatagGTGCTTATGAACCAGGAGGTAAAAGGAATTAAAGCATTTTTAGCAGTACAGAACTCATAAAAATCTTTTTCGAATTGTTTTATTTCTGAAATgtgaaaactttcaaaaaacCATTTTCTGAATTGGGTATAACCCGgatttttgaattcatttgaaattatttttctggCTGGAGAACCAGTATTGAAATCTATTTTGGGTGTACTAAtcatttaaatagaaaagttCATTTCCGACATTGTCGGTTCTGGTTCGTTTAGGGTTTGGGTATTATTTTTCCTAACAATGTTTTGTCTGTTGATATATAATCTTTCTGTAATTggagttgaatcttctgaaTACGTTGTTTCCCTTATTTGAGAGGTGGATGCCCTAGAAGGATATTCAACCTTGTAATCTAATGGCGAGATATATGATTTGATAGAGCTATGTCTTTGTATTGGACATAACTTTAGGTTTATGTCAAATCTTACTTCGACACTTCCTTCCTCACTTTGacaaatatctaatatattattatgattctgGACCTGTGGTTTTACAGGTACAGCTTGTTCTATTTTCCAGTTATCTGGGAATGATATTTCTTCCCATTTAATTGGTCTCCTActagttatgtttgatttatcacaATTTGTTTGTATCAAAATTGTTTCATTATTGGGTTTGTCCATTATTCTACATAGTGGATTTAAGATGAATAATGGTTTATAGTATATTCTATAACAAACACACATTACTTCCGATCCGGGAGTATAATTATATCCAtgtgttttaacatttattgtTAGGGAGTCAGTTATATTTGCATCAGATAAAGATAATTGTAAGTTTGGAAAAACATTAAAGTAAATTGGTCCTTGAGCTAAACTGGATTGTATTATTCCCATTAGGGATTGTTTTCAATTTAGGTTTCTTCCATCTCTTAGGGCTTCCATAAAGCTCTCTGGTAAACCTTCTAAAGTTAAAGGTATAAATGCCACCTGCACTAGTcctatatgtagaaatttatAGGATCGTTTATAATATGATATATCCATATCtgatagtaattttattatcatatcaCTATTATCTAGTGAAACTGACTCTTCAGTAGTTTTTACTACTTGTTTTAAACCCATTTTTTCAAATGTTCCTAGTTGATATATCAATCTAGGTTCAACTTTTGGAATTGTCCACTTATTTAGGAGGTCTAAATCCTTAGGAATATCATATTCCTCtttctttatattctttatgattttatttcttgagatgatgttcattAGATTCATGATTAGTGTGGTGTGTTGATCATTTTGCATAACTACCCCCCTGGCTCTGATTACTTGGTttgatttctttatatataaataatgcttaatttgaatttattaggtagagagatgtggttaagttggatatatttgagagtaaataGGTATTTGGgacggatcgtgggttgacccgtccataaatttgcaacgcttaaaaataaaattaaaaatgatatgtgTATGTATCGAATTTGCAaccaagtacaaccatttaactaagattttatattttaaattctacacaaAATTTGCTAACGCGCGACATTCatcacaatataatatatatatatatataatgcttaatttgaatttgtcaggtctagagttgtagttaatttgtatatatatatatatatgagagtaaaaggatacttgagtcggattgtaagttgacccgcccataaacttaaaaaatttaaaaataaaattaaaaatgcaatATGTGTTGAATGTTGGGGATATTGTAATGCACACGGAaaacatataaaacaaaataaatttaacaacaaaaaattgcaataattttaaaaatgtactCAATGTGTCATgtacttgaaaaataaaattaggttaaaaaatttaattaattttattacataatgctatatatattattattaacgaaaatatatttttgatatgagTATGagatgtttatatataatatatatatatatatagttattatataaaatgtaacttacaaaatatatataaatacacaaaattataaaattatttcaacaatcgtaagtggtctagcggtttaaGTGTTATATTTCATACTTAAGAACTGGGAATTTCAGCTTGAGTAAATCGTTTGTCAACGGGGTGATTTAATGCTTAAGATCAAGCCGAAATGTGTAATCTAATGTTTAATAATGCATCCTTGGAGACCGCAAAAATCTTCCATGAAGGGTGagtaatcatattttaaatagaaaaatatattaatgatttaaaaaatcataaaaaaccaaaataacACAACTGTCAAACAAGTTATTAAAggtgaaattgatttttttttagtaatcatATTTAGCTGGgcaatttgagagagagagagagaatggaGGAGATTGAACACAGAAACTTGAAGATAAATGGAATAAACATGCACATAGCAGAAAAGGGAAAAGGTCCGACGATCCTATTCCTCCACGGCTTCCCTGATCTATGGTACTCATGGCGCCATCAGATCCTCTACTTCGCCGACAATGGTTACCGCGCCGTCGCCCCAGACCTACGCGGCTTTGGTCAAACAACCGGAGCCCCAACTCAGGACCCATCCCAATTCAGCGTCATGCATCTGGTCGGCGACATCGTTTCGCTCCTCGACGCCATCGCGCCGGACGAGGAAAAGGTGTTCGTCGTGGGCCATGACTGGGGAGCATCCATCGGGTGGTACTTGTGTCTGTTCAGACCCGATAGAGTCAAGGCCTTCGTATCCCTCAGTGTCCATTATCTCAAACGGAACCCGGATCCTGCTATGAACTTCACGGATCTTTTCCGGGCCATCTACGGCGATCACCACTACATTTGGAGATTTCAGGTGTACTTCTCTTTCTCTCCtttcttaatttcattttttttatttttatttttaaatacggTTTGTTTGTTATCTGTCACTTCGCCGCCGGCCAGATTGGAGTAAATTGGTTgagtataattattatttatcatatatatatatatactttaaaaatatgtttttagttgaaatatatatatatatatattctttattactctttttaaactattattattttatttcatattatgaataattaaaaaaaaagtttttttaaaaaagtaaataaatataaaaataaattaaaaaataaaataaaaattatttcaattttactcTGCAGAATGAAAGTGGGGGCCCACGTATGGAAGTGGGGGGAGATAATAAGAGATGACCCTGACTGCATATTTAAATGTGAAATTGGTATGGGCTTATAATAACCATTTTCAAACacacatttattaaataaacaaataaaaggataataatttaaataataggaTAAATTGATCCTTTTCCACTCTATTATTATCTTATACTATTATTTagtaatagaataaaaaaaatgagagagtagtcttatattaattttaaataaaattaaatattttaaattataaattaataattttattattttaatacacatgtatctttttcaaaaacattaacaaataataaataaatccaaaaataataaaaattatttaaacctaccaaataaataatataataattaatttatgtataaattcaaataagaatGTATATAGACAATAAACAGagcaaaattatttaataaacactACAATTCAACGGGTTTGATTGGAAACGATTTGGACCACAATAGACTGTTTGAGTCAAAAATACATGGACCAAATTAGACTGCTTGAgcaaaaactatatttttacaTTAGCTAAAACTACTACCACTTATTATAGATCTGTAAAATGAAAACGTATAtgcttttgaaaataaattggctaaaaattgtatttattacaTGTTGTGAAGGAACCTGGTGACATTGAAGCTGAGTTTGCAAAGGTTGGTTTTAAACAAGTGCTGAAGAAGTTCCTAACATTTCGCGATCCAGCCCCGTTTTTCTTCCCTAAAACCACCGATAATTTCATTGACTCGTACCACACCCCGATTGCCTTACCCCACTGGTTGTCCGAGGAAGATCTCGACTATTATGTTTCCAATTACGAGAAAACTGGATTCACTGGAGGCATAAACTACTATCGTGCTTTCAAGTTGTAAGTAaccatgcatgcatgcatgcatttttTTACTTGTTAAGTATCACATCCTTATTATTAAGTAATTGTCTCAGAGATTGGGAACTGTTGGCGCCATGGGAATGTGCTAAAGTGAATGTGCCGGTGAAATTCGTGGTTGGGGACCTTGATCTGGTCTATCACATACCACTAGTGAAGGAGTATGTACACGGTGATGGGTTCAAGAAAGACGTGCCATTGTTGGACGATGAGATTGTGGTGATGGAGGATGTTGCCCATTTTATAAACCAAGAGAAACCTCAAGATGTCAATTACCACATCCACAACTTCATTAAAAGTTATAATTGACTCGACGACAAATCATTTCTTTCTGCAATGTCTCCTCCTCGTTTATGCACGTTACAGTACTTCGTCTCGTGTTTCGGgagtctattattattattgtaataaagaCAAGATTATTGTcacttgattttatttaatcatgttaTTACGTACAATGACTAGTTGACGAAGCTTGGCTTGAAGTGGCGTGCCTTTATAAGGCTTGTCTACTCCTCATGTATGCACCTTAGACTTCGTATTGTGTTTGGGGAAGTTATTTACatagtctattattattattattattattgtaataaaaacACTAGTTGAAGATGATGTTTTCAATTGTAATTTTATAAGGATGCTTTGTGGACAAGAttatcttcatttgtttttattaaatcatgTTATTACAATTGAATGACTAGACGAAGCTTTGATAATGGTTTGTAGTCTACACTCTACTCATCTCAAAATAAAAAGGGTACCAATAGGTTTGGTATTCAGATTTGATTATtacacttattatttttttaattcttttaaatttgatatttttttgtggTAATAACTTGCtacttattttgatttatttttaatgcgGATACATATGTTATTCGTTCCGACAATTTTGTTCGACTATGTTCTATTGGGATCCATTATGAGGTCTAGAATTtctattaaaatcatttttttgggTGGAAATCATTTTAACTTAGATTGATAAATGAATACTTAAGATTTAAATTCTAAAGGTACaatatttgaagtctttttGACGAGAACTATTATTGAAGGTGGTGTTATGAGATGTGGATTGAGATTGAGACAACTAGACTTACGGATATCAGATTcatctctattatttttttttttaaataatttagttagagAGAAACATCATTTCTTTCCATCCTCAGTTATAAATCATTCCTAATAATATCGTAttgacatttttataatttttttcttctataatttttttatatatatcatattgaCATTTTTATAATTGTCTTCTTCTATAATTTTTCAGATGGTAATACAAAATCAAAAAGTTGAAAGTCAactaaataatgtttaatttaatatgattgaGAAGaacgttaataatttttttgaaaaggagaaaaatattaatatttaaaaaaaatcatttaagttctaaattttaatcaaagccttttttttaaacatactATAGGCTCGTTTTAATTTATgagatttaaaaatgatttaaattatttttatgtggTCTGTTTTTATTAACTAGTATATATagatatgattttaaaataaataaataagtcaaatTTTGTCGgtaaagatatataaaaattatgtataaatgattaAGCGAACTGGTAGTCTGCAAAACTAACACTCTTCTACCTTTTAAATAACAACACTTGAgaaatgattcaaatattttttattttaaaatttcaaataaaaatctaaaataaaaacgTGAAGTACTTATTATTTCttccatttattattaaaaatataatattcttaggattgattaagtttgaattattttaaaataactcaaattattaaaatataattatttcactCTCTTTTTAATCAATCgtatcacttaattcattaattaaaatactaaaatagtctttattttaaaattttattttatttatataaattaatatattttaagtcttttaaaaaaataaaataaaaaaataattattaattaactcttcaaaatcattaattattattatttttttctcctatAATAGTAATAACCCAAACaaactcttatatatattaattagttcaCGAATCTTTCTCATAATTTCTCTATctaatgaagaaaaatggagaCTAATCATATGATATGATGAAAGATCACTTCATTCTTTAAGCTGGTTAATTTGATctttcaatttttcaatttttttaaccacaTCGAGGCAACTGTGAACTTACCATGCCGTTTCTATTTCAGAAATTTATTTGTACTACTAGTATTATTCCGttccatttaattttttatatatattaaaaatatatgttgtgtatttatttaattttattagtatttgaaaaataaataaaatggaacTCAAATTCCATTCATGATCAATTATGAGTCAAAAATATACATAGACTTAGATCTTGAGCTCTAGTAGTAATTTAAACATTAGATCTAGGAAGAACCAAAAGATTTGGTTCAAGGTTTAAAGGTAgtcacattttcaaatattagaCTTAGATATAGTttgatggaaaaaaaaatttcaatcatatcattaaaattatattcaacaaATCAgtcatttcataattaattaaaatatttttattaaatataaattttaaatacaaaataacattttaataataaaccaattaaaaattcaaataacttaaatttattaaaaaaatatttttagacaaaaataaaaaaaaaatatcaaacaaattcttaaaattatttctaaatcaTGCCTGCATGTACAATTATACGTCTAGTTTCccattaaaatgattattaattaatgctTTATAGAATAAGTTCTTAGGTTTTAATTTGGTATTggaataactaaaataattaaaatattttttactttatccTTATATCAAAAACTTTTGGATCTCTTCAactgatttttaatttataaattttatttttaatttattaatttttgttatatatatatatatatatattaattttatatttatttatttaaaaacattaatattttattaaaaaaatgataaactcaacgaaaaaATCAGCTAAATAAGTCCACGAATTAACGTGACATTACATGTGGAcaggagagaaaaaaatttcaaaatgcCCCGAAACGGTCATTtcagagaatttttttttcccGAAATGAGCGTTTTCGGGACGTGGAGACAACATGACAGGCCACATCGAATTCGTAGACTTgctttcgttgagtttatcgtTCCTCATTTTActataatagaataaaaaataatttatatttttaagataatcTCTTGTTGATCCTACTTTAATAGgaattaataatagtttaatattcctcacaattataaatgttattttttttatataaactcattattttttaagtcatcacaaatattatatctttaatatattggtttcatatcaaattaattattttattaattaaaatattaaaatatttttattttatttttataaaatttaaatgtgaaataaatgaagaaaaattatttacaatttagTAGG is part of the Impatiens glandulifera chromosome 1, dImpGla2.1, whole genome shotgun sequence genome and encodes:
- the LOC124922556 gene encoding epoxide hydrolase A-like, with amino-acid sequence MEEIEHRNLKINGINMHIAEKGKGPTILFLHGFPDLWYSWRHQILYFADNGYRAVAPDLRGFGQTTGAPTQDPSQFSVMHLVGDIVSLLDAIAPDEEKVFVVGHDWGASIGWYLCLFRPDRVKAFVSLSVHYLKRNPDPAMNFTDLFRAIYGDHHYIWRFQEPGDIEAEFAKVGFKQVLKKFLTFRDPAPFFFPKTTDNFIDSYHTPIALPHWLSEEDLDYYVSNYEKTGFTGGINYYRAFKLDWELLAPWECAKVNVPVKFVVGDLDLVYHIPLVKEYVHGDGFKKDVPLLDDEIVVMEDVAHFINQEKPQDVNYHIHNFIKSYN